In Deltaproteobacteria bacterium, the following are encoded in one genomic region:
- the tsf gene encoding translation elongation factor Ts codes for MAISAKAVADLRQKTGAGMMDCKKALAETNGDFDKAVDFLRTKGLAASAKKAHRIASEGTVGSYIHAGGKIGVLVEINSETDFVAKNADFQTLVKDVAMHIAASSPKYVSREDVPAEEVAKEKEILTAQAAEQGKKPPQVIEKIVEGRLAKFFAEICLLDQPFVREPEKKVGDIVNDLVAKIGEKIVIRRFVRFQLGEGLQKRQEDFAAEVEKAAQG; via the coding sequence ATGGCAATCAGTGCAAAAGCAGTTGCAGATTTACGACAAAAAACTGGCGCTGGTATGATGGACTGCAAAAAAGCGTTAGCTGAAACTAATGGTGATTTTGATAAGGCCGTAGACTTTTTACGTACTAAAGGTCTTGCTGCCTCAGCAAAAAAAGCCCACCGCATTGCTAGCGAAGGCACCGTCGGCAGCTACATTCATGCAGGCGGCAAAATCGGCGTACTTGTTGAAATAAATAGTGAAACCGACTTTGTAGCAAAAAATGCTGATTTTCAAACACTAGTTAAAGATGTGGCGATGCATATTGCCGCCTCTAGCCCAAAATATGTTTCACGTGAGGATGTTCCAGCAGAAGAAGTCGCTAAAGAAAAAGAAATTCTAACGGCTCAAGCTGCCGAACAAGGCAAAAAGCCACCTCAGGTTATCGAAAAAATAGTTGAAGGTCGCTTAGCGAAGTTTTTCGCGGAAATTTGTTTGTTGGATCAACCCTTTGTCCGCGAGCCAGAGAAAAAGGTAGGCGACATTGTTAACGATTTAGTTGCAAAAATTGGTGAAAAAATCGTCATTCGTCGATTTGTTCGTTTTCAATTGGGTGAAGGTCTACAAAAACGCCAAGAAGACTTTGCTGCTGAGGTAGAAAAAGCTGCCCAAGGTTAA